One genomic window of Candidatus Limnocylindrales bacterium includes the following:
- a CDS encoding haloacid dehalogenase type II, whose protein sequence is MKNIQTFVFDAYGTLFDVHSVVEACNRAFPGRGEALSQLWRAKQLEYTWLKTLMGHYEDFWQVTEAALTFACKTLNLQAPIDPRPLLMTAYLRLDLYPEVLEALTSLASFPLSILSNGSPRMLQAVVQNAGLKGRFVQIISVEEVKAYKPSPRVYELAPQKLGIPKEAICFVSSNSFDVIGAKAFGFQVCWVNRTNAPLDELGFLPDAQVSRLTELKQLVED, encoded by the coding sequence ATGAAAAATATTCAGACTTTTGTTTTTGATGCTTATGGAACCCTCTTCGACGTTCATTCCGTTGTAGAGGCTTGTAATAGAGCCTTTCCCGGGCGGGGTGAGGCCTTGAGTCAACTTTGGCGGGCCAAGCAATTGGAGTACACCTGGTTGAAAACATTAATGGGGCATTACGAGGATTTTTGGCAGGTAACAGAAGCTGCACTTACCTTTGCCTGCAAAACTCTCAATCTCCAGGCTCCCATCGACCCTCGTCCCTTACTTATGACCGCTTATCTTCGACTGGACCTTTATCCAGAAGTCTTAGAGGCCCTGACTTCCCTGGCTTCCTTTCCCCTCTCTATCCTTTCCAATGGCTCTCCTCGCATGCTTCAGGCTGTGGTTCAAAATGCAGGTTTAAAGGGAAGATTTGTACAAATTATCAGTGTAGAAGAGGTTAAAGCTTATAAACCAAGTCCCCGGGTTTATGAGCTGGCTCCTCAAAAATTAGGTATACCCAAGGAAGCCATCTGTTTTGTTTCTTCTAACTCTTTCGATGTTATCGGTGCGAAGGCTTTCGGATTTCAGGTATGTTGGGTCAATCGAACAAATGCTCCACTGGATGAATTAGGATTCCTGCCGGATGCCCAGGTAAGCCGTTTGACCGAACTTAAACAGCTTGTTGAAGACTGA